A region of the Pempheris klunzingeri isolate RE-2024b chromosome 21, fPemKlu1.hap1, whole genome shotgun sequence genome:
GACGAGAAGCACTTGTCCCCCTTTGTAGCAGACAATTAGAAAGGCAAATGATCAATTACAAGAATCTGTTGCCATGGAGTTAGTTGATCTGACATTGATTCTGTGAAATCCTTTCTCGGAAGCAGTTTGCAGTGGAAATTTAACTTTATTCTACTAAAATCAGATTATCATCagataatttgtttttgttttgcattttctccCCTACCTGCAGAAAGAGGTCAGAGACAAAGGTCATAATAAGTGGCAACATCCCAATTTCCCTGGAGGAATCATTAAAAttatatctaatctaatctaatcgtCTGAGAGACTCGCTTTAATTGAGGAAACAAAGGGATAATGTTTTAAGCCTGAATCTTTTCCGGTGTGGCGTCACAGGAGAGGATTTCTCTCCCACTGATCTGTTCTGGGACAGTGATTTGAAAATGAGGTGACATGAGTTGACCACGAGCAGTCACTCTCTCATCTGGGCGTGTTTTCTATTTGTGTCAGCCAACATGTGTTTCTCATGATGGGACCTGACACCTCCCCTGGAGCAGCACGGAGCATGAAGAGCGACAAAGTGGAGATGTTATAGGAGAAACAATTTCACACTGCCTGCAAATTACACTCTGACCCCAACTCACTAAAATGTCTTCAGATAATACGTGAATTTTGGAGGATGGCAGATATTCTGAAGAAAAATCCGCCTATTACTTCATAATCACATTTACAAAATCAAATGTTCATGTCTCCTCTCTCTTAAAATTGGCTGTTTTTTACTTGAGTGCACAGTATGTGCTAAGTCGCTTTGACCTCTGCATATTCCGCGTGTCTGGAACTTTCCCCCTGTTTCTCCCCGGGCTGAATGTCTGGGTGAAATGGATTTACTGTTAAGGATTAATGGAAAGGGTTTTTTACCACATTATCAAAGATGACTTAACAACTATGTGCAGTTTATATGTAGAGTAGGAAGTGCCAACTTTTGCTCATCATGTTATAACATATGTGAATCCACAGACATTAGTATTGGTGGTTAGTTATGTCATCGTGTTGCACAAAAGCTAAAGTAAgtgagaaacagacagagaaacagaccaGTGACAGTTCTTCCTTTTATCATCAAACTGTTTAAGATTCTTATGGCTCGCCTGATATTGGATTAGGCTCTCCATCTTGAAAGCGTGGCTTGGTGGTGGGCCCCTCTGGAGTGAGGTGGCCGAGGCGCCTGGTGGCAGAGGTAGTGACGTGCGTATGTGCAGCAGCAATGAATCACTGGGAGACAATGCCCCTCTCTCAGCCTGAGCTGTTTGCAGATGCACATTCGCTGAATACAAGGCAGGTCAACTGCTTTGGAGTCATTAGTGTTGtgcaatatgaaaaaaacaaagtcagtcCTGCAGATTGCACCAAAATATACCTGTTGTACCTGCAACTATGAGTTGCATTTCCACTATGTTTAGTCACTTTATTTTGGCCTAATAACAATCAATTATTGATTACCTATTATAGAATACCTATTTTATTATGGCACTGTTACTGAACAATCATTGtgcaatatgaaaaaaacaaagtcagtcCTGCAGATTGCACCAAAATATACCTGTTGTACCTGCAACTATGAGATGCATTTCCACTATGTTTAGTCTCTTTATTATGGCCTAATAACAATCAATTATTGATTACCTATTATAGAATAACTATTTTATTATGGCACTGTTACCGAATAGTCATTGTAGTTTGTTATTTAATGTTGTCATGACATTTAAATCTGATTCTGGACACATAAATCTGGAAATGAGCTGTGACTGAGAAACAAAGTTATCTTGACTCAATATTCAGGCTTTCACTTCTGAGTATTTTCCTCTTAGAATCCAAGAACCCCCGCAATTATTTTGTCCTAACTCATTCAAGTGAAAATGCCAGCAGGTGTGGCACCTATAGGGCTATTCTGAAAGCAGAGAGGTAGACGCTCGTGCATGCGCGCGCACACTCACATATGACTCATCTCATCTAAACTAAAGCACTTTGTCAGAGGCGTCCATTCACGTTACACCCATGCAAGAACGCGCAGACTCAATCTCAGCTTGGAGCGCGGCATTTATAGTGAGGTTGGCTATATAAGTCCACTCAGCATCTACTCTTTAAGTAACTATATACTTGTTTCTTCAAAGAAGTGAAGGAGGGCGGCATCTCGCCAACTACCTGGCAACCTACACGGCTGTACTGGACCTCCTCTAAAGTCTGAAGGTATGAAAAGCTTCTTTTAAATCATCCATATTGTGAGTTTGTCTGCAAGGCTTCTTTTGCATGTTACAAATTCTCATTTTCTGGGCACAACTTCACTCCAAATGCAGCTCATGAAACAGATCTTGCGTTTTGCTTTCTCAAcgtttaaatacatttatttacagacCAACCAAGTGGATTTTTGTCCATGGTTCTTGTATTTTCAaacttgatttttgttttatagtGGAGGAAACAAGTACATAGTACAGATAACTTCCAGTTTATTCATTTCTGAGCCAAAAATCCTGTCTCTTTGCGCGCGAAATATTACACATTAAATTGATGCGATTCCTGTTTTACGCACGCAAATTCCTCATTACGCAGcacaaatcaaaagaaaattgattaaataaacaaacaaacaaaaggaatttgattaaataaacattaaaataatccaggcgtttctttttcttctcagatTCCTGTTGATATCCTGACATGAAGCTCAATTTACTTGGTACCACCGTGATTCTGCTAGTTGCCTTCTTACCCCGCTACGAATGTCGGGCTATTGAGAGCCCTGGCGGTGCCCTGCGCGTCCCAGCTCCCCAAACGCAAaactcccagcagcagcagcagcagcagcagcagcagcagtccggTCCCATCCTGGAGCGTCTTGGAGAGGAGTATTTCATCCGACTGGGCAACGGGGACTCTAACTCTTTCCCATCATCGTCCATGTATCCCGGCGGATCACCTGCCATCTACAACAGAGCATTGCAACTCCAGCTGACGCGGCGTCTTTTACAAGGGAAAGTTGGGAACATCAGGGCGCTCATAAGCGGCTTCGGAGACCGCGGGGACGAGTcgatggagagaggaaggaggtcCGAGGACCCGCCGATATCCCTGGATCTGACCTTCCACCTGCTCCGGGAGATGATGGAGATGTCCAGGGCGGAACAGCTGGCCCAGCAAGCGCAAAATAACAGAAGAATGATGGAGCTCTTCGGGAAATGAAGACCTCTTTCCAGTCCGCCAAAGATCTCCCTTCcctatcttttctttttttgcatttttaccaTCAGCACAAAACATGCTCTGTACAATATAGTGCTGCTTTATCACTCTATTATTTATAGCTTTAACCTCAAACTATGGAGCGTAAACGGGCTTGACTTAAAATGATCCGATTGTACCTTGccattttaatgtttgtgtcaAATCTGTAGAATTACACCATTCTTCATATTTGAGATGAAATACTTTTGGTTAAGACATGCATACTGCATTGACAAAATTGGAATTTTGTTTCAGATTATGAATCACTgtatttatgatatttatgtTTGTTAATAAACTTATGTGCAACCAGTCATTTTCTGTTGTGCAAGAGAACGtcttatatctatattttttaataaaaaattaaaagcaaTGCTTACACTTCTCTGTGGATATCCTTATATATGAGTTAATAATAACTCCCAACTAATTCCCACTTACTTAAATTACTAATATGATTAACACTTTCCTAAAGTTTCCTGACATATAAATTTGTAATCTTACATTGGAGAAACAGAATATAGGTTTATTGGCTcaaggtaaaaaagaaaacaatagcACAAATGGCCACTGCATCTCGAATCTTGCCTACACAAATATCGATTGGTAGGGAAAGGTTTTTCTAACTGAATATGAAAATCTTATATGGTGTAACCATGGCATTGCTATGGAGCCAAGTCGTGGGTTAACACTGTGCTgcctctctaacacacacacaaaagcgcTGAAAGAACAAAAATTTACCAAAGATGTTTATAAGGATGCTTTTGCGAGCGCCTGCAGTCATGCAGGTGAAGAACATTCATACAGCATCCTTTATCCTAAACCCTTAATCCTCAAGACGGAATTCTCATTATACCAGTAAGAGGCAACCACAGACAGCTAAATGATGCACCACTGATAGCTAATGAGTGTGAAAGACACTGTGTAGTTGCTTGgccgtgtgtgtgagtgtgtgtgtgcacgctgtGCTGATCCTTGACCCACAGTGTCAGGGTAAACTAAACAAGAGCTGTGGGTGTGAGTCATCCTTTTCTGTTTGGCCCACTTAGCAACTTGGGGCTTAGTGCTGCATTGAGCCCATTTGTAAAGGATCCAACTCACTCACACAATAATTAGATGGGACTCAGTGGTGGAGTACCTCAATAGTGGAGTCACAGCAAGGTGAGACCATCGCAGGGCAGCAAATGGGTAACTGTCGGCTTGAGGCTCGCTGCAGTCTGATATGTACAGTGGATTGTAGGCAGGAATGGTATCACGACTATACTGGAGAGAAACTGCATGGTCAAGATATAAAAATGACACTAATGCCTTTTTTAGATGGATTTTCTttgacagaaataaatgaaaagtgtgtgaggaagagatAAAGGAAGGGACAGAGATAAAAATGAGTCTTTTTCCTTTACACATGCGCAGACACACAACCGGGTAGGGTGTTACACAAAATCTATTTCACTGGTAATTCAGTCCAGGCACAAATCTGGAGTGCAGCAACACATGTGATAGCTGTGTGAAACTAAGAACAGTTGAGTTTTTGTAAACCTGGTGTGGTTAAGTTCTCCCAAGTTCAACCAAGTTTTGGCTGAGAAACCTAAGAAATGCTGTGCTTTAGGTGTTTGTACAATTCTATTTTAATGACACATCAGATATAATGACCATAACAGGGCAAAATGTGATGCTTTGTCCATAATAGGAAAATATACCTGTGTTACACAACAAAGAACACAACACATAATACAGGTTCTTGCGTGtatgaaatactgaaatgtcacagtgattttttttctctgcta
Encoded here:
- the crhb gene encoding corticotropin releasing hormone b: MKLNLLGTTVILLVAFLPRYECRAIESPGGALRVPAPQTQNSQQQQQQQQQQQSGPILERLGEEYFIRLGNGDSNSFPSSSMYPGGSPAIYNRALQLQLTRRLLQGKVGNIRALISGFGDRGDESMERGRRSEDPPISLDLTFHLLREMMEMSRAEQLAQQAQNNRRMMELFGK